The genomic DNA AATTGTCAATCCCCCTTTCTATATGTTACAGTTTTTCAAAAGATAATACCATGAATTTTTAATTGTAGGCATAACCCAAAGTAACTTCAACACAACCCATTGGCAGTATCAATTTTGGTGATATTATTTATGTTTAAAGGGTATGATTTTGTCGTCATCTTGGGCTGTCTCTTAAGGCAAAGCATGGTAGATTTTTTTGTCCTCCCTCATTGTTCAGGGAGAAGTCGGCTCTGTCTCCAGCTCTACCCTCATGTGCCTACATGCACTATCCCTCTGCATGACATCCTATAGTCGAAATGCTTCTATTATTTAACTGAAATGAATTAGTCTTTGGTTCTTGGAAAATACTATTGGAATGGTCGCTCCAATTGGATTTCAAAAACAATGAACTTCATGCAAATGGCATAATGCAGGACAGTACCATagttcttttttttctcattagacctttttctaatttaattttgtaAACTAAGAAACTAGGAAGCAACTTGTATAACAGTGTGGGTTGCCAATCTTATCATGTGATTTAACTTGTGTAGGTTGCTACTTGTTTGGAGAAACATGTTTGCCATCTTGAAAATGGTTATTGTTGTTGCTTGTTCTTTGTATACCTCTTAAAAACACTGCTGTGCTGCAGATATATGCACCAAGGCTAGACGATCCTTCATCAGGAGCATTCGAACGTTGCTCCACTGATACCTTCAAGATCGACGGGCCGTGCGGATACGGAGTTTGCTACTTGTACTTGCGGCGTGACGGTTGGGATGGATGGACTCCAGAATGGGTGAAGATCTACGAACCCAGTGATCGCCGCGCCCTCACCTTCTACTACGGTTCTCCCCTTCCCAATGGCATCTGGTATGGCTTCAACTATTGCCCAACTGCCTCCTCATCTTCGGACCCAACAAAGCAGATCCAATCGAAAGGAATGCCTGAGACCGAGTAAAATAATAGATCGAGAATTTGTCTTTGTAGACAACTGCATTCTCTGATCGTTATCTAAAATCTGGTATCCTTCTATCTGATGTTAGTGAGTTATTATTGTCCTTGCGATCATCTATGGAACAGCAGAAAAATAATTCATATAATTTGATCGTGTTACATTTCAATTCCCTGTTTACTTATGTTCTCCTCTTGGCTCGCTTGCCCGTGTCATGCTTCCCCGTGCTGAATCCGCAGCAGAGGCAGGCAGGCACCTTGGGAGATGGCGGCTCGGTGGCAGCTATAGTTGGCGGCCCCTTGGTTCTTATGCGGGCGATGCCTCCGGTGACTCCTCTCGCCGGCCCCACGCCTTGGTTGTGTCTCAGCGGTTCGCCGAGCTCCGCTGCCGGCCGCTTAGCCAATTCTCCAGAGAAGAACCTCTCGTTCCAAACCAACCCTGACGACCCTGATCTCCGGAACGTCGTTGCTGATCTCTGCAGCGTCGCCATTTCTCACCGCCGATCCTTTCTCCAGGATTTGGAATTGTATAATGAAAATGGAAGGACGATCGGAATTGTTCTGCAGAATTCTGAATAGCAAACAAGTCAACGGAAGGAACATGGAAGGAGAAAACAGGGCGCTGTCTTTGGTATATTAATATGAGCGATGCGCCGTGCCGTGACTAGATTTGTCTAAAAAAAGGATGGATTGGTTTCTTTGTTGGGCGGATCTTTCATCGTTGGGCGGATCTAGTGGAGATTCATCGAGTTGTGTTTCTTGTTTTGGCGTCGTGCGAGCTACGATTGGCCGCCTTTTGCTTTGTCGGCAAAACAAATTAGTTGAGAATGAGTGGATAAGCTATCATGCCGTCTGTTTTCATCAATCGGGACGTTTAttcgtgagttttttttttcgagatcgagtaattaaaatttaaattatagtgTCAGATTTGATCTTTTTGATAACTTCTCGTACCGCAGTCGTTTTGATTGTTGTTAGATATTATTAATTGATCACTCATTGTTTTTCTATTATCAATTTTGATCCGCGGCGTGGGTTCGATTAGTCGGCTCGTCAATAACTTGACGGTTCAAACCGGTGGGGTTCGATATGACCATGAATTTTATCGCATTTTTACTTTTGACACGTTTTTTAAATTATCAAGGCACTTCTTTGAATGATAAACGTATACTTCTTGATAAGAACTTTCAAGTAAAAAGACGAAGATTagattttcttttcttatatcTTATCTATTTATTTATCATTTATTGATAATTGCCTCAAGATACAATAGCTTTATGATTATCTTAATGAACTTTCAAAACTTTAGAACTAATTTTTAAAGTCAAGAGTAAGAGAGAagtgagaaaaattcataacttGACAATTAAGAGAGTTGAACCAAATAAGTAAGATTTCTTTTATTTGGATGAAGAATTTTGGTAGAAGGTATGTGGGACTCTTTTacttaaataattaagttaattattttattttgtgcCCATTTATAActaaatcttaaaaattaattataatttctcaatcaacctttTTACAATTGAATGATTCAATTGATATTTCTGCACATTTAAGTTAATATTTGTGTATGAGAGGGGTTGTCCATATCTTTACGTTAACTAAACGCATCCCATGTTTTAAATACACCCATCAATAGTTTATTTTAtcacaaaattttctaaatacatTC from Zingiber officinale cultivar Zhangliang chromosome 4A, Zo_v1.1, whole genome shotgun sequence includes the following:
- the LOC121970147 gene encoding embryo-specific protein ATS3A-like, encoding MAKSVSISLLLRLFLLSLPAFLAFCAAEALDPRPRELPSFMVQEIKKEVGWSCSYTVKIKTSCSSGRYTRDWISLVFGDAYRNEIYAPRLDDPSSGAFERCSTDTFKIDGPCGYGVCYLYLRRDGWDGWTPEWVKIYEPSDRRALTFYYGSPLPNGIWYGFNYCPTASSSSDPTKQIQSKGMPETE
- the LOC121970148 gene encoding MAPK kinase substrate protein At1g80180-like, with amino-acid sequence MATLQRSATTFRRSGSSGLVWNERFFSGELAKRPAAELGEPLRHNQGVGPARGVTGGIARIRTKGPPTIAATEPPSPKVPACLCCGFSTGKHDTGKRAKRRT